The genomic window ATCTTTGTGCCAGAGTTTAACGTGGTAGGATGGCTTGAAAGAGAGGTAAGAAGATATCTTTACGGACACTCTGACGCAGAGGTTATAGGTGCACCAAGGGTAGCCGGTGGAATGACCATGCCCGCGGAGGTTATAGTCAAAGAAGTTCTTAAACTTACAGGAAAGGAGGTAAAACATGTCATATAAGATTTACGAAATAAACGAAGAGTTTTTGGATGTTATGCCTCAGGAAATAAAAGACCTTCAGTTTAAGGCTACCTGGGGCAACCCCAAGAGGGGTGTTATGGACCTTCCTTATTCAAAGGAGTTAATAGAGGAGCATTCTCTGTGTGCGGGATGCCCTGAGTCCATGGCTCTCAGGTATATCCTCGCCTCTTTGCCAAACCCCGAGGACACCATAATAGTCAACTCTACAGGATGCACCTCTTTGGTCTTCCCCCACATAGCCCTTCATACGGTCCACTCCCTCTTTGGAAACCAGAATGCGGTAGCCTCTGGCATAAAGAGAGTGCTTGAGTGGAGGTTTCCCGACAAGGTCAAGGATGTGGTAGTGCTTGCTGGAGATGGTGCCACAGTGGACATAGGTCTTGACTGCACCCTTCAGTCCTTCTTTAGGCAAGAGAAGATAACCACCATATGCTTTGACAACGAGGTCTATGCCAACACAGGCGGTCAAGAGAGCGGTTTGACGGTAAAAGGTCATGTCTTTAAGATGGCACCAAAGGGCAAGCAGTGGGACAAAGTCCCCATGTGGCAACTTGCCATAGACTCAGGATGCCACTATGTGGCAAGGCTTACCGTGTCCTCTCCCAAAAGGGTAGAAACGGTCATAAAGAAAGCCATATACGTGGCAAGAGAAGTAGGACCCACATATGTGCATCTTTATACTCCTTGTATTCTTGAAATAGGTCTCAACTCTGATGACGGTCTTGATGAGATGAGGCAAAGGGACAAGGAAAGGTTTGCCTTCTTTGAGTATGTTTCTGAACCTGCAAAAGAGGTCATTGAACGCAAGAAAGAGGAGGGCTTGCTATGATGAGGAGAAGGGTAAACATTCGTATGCCAGCCCTTGGAGGTCAAGGTGCAGTTACCGCTGCACACATAATAGCCACAGCGGCGGACTACGAGGGCTACTATGCGGTTTCTAACCCCTTCTTTGGTGCGGAAAAGAGGATGGCACCAGCGGAGAGCTATGCACGCATAGGAATGGAGCCCATCTACGACAGAGGCGAAGTGGTCTATCCGGATGTTATCATGGTCTTTCACCCTCAAGTCATCACCATGGGTAAATCCTACACCATGCCCTTCTACTCTGGCATAAAGAGAAAAGGTCTTATCATCATAAACACAGAGGAAGACCTACTTACCGACGAGGACAAAGAAAGACTTGAAGAGCTTGAGGTAAAAGTATTTAACTTCCCAGCTACCAAGTTTGCTATAGACATAGCAGGCACAGAGCTTTCCACCAATATGGCTATGATAGGTGCCCTCTTTGGTGCTATAGGCGCGGTTGGCGTTGAGGCTATAGAAGAGGGTATAAAGTCAAGGTTTCTCAAGAAATTTGTAGCCTCTGGTGGAACTGCTTCTTTGGACTCTGCTCTTGAGAGGAAGTTCAAGAAAAAGCTAGAGCTAATAGAGAAAAACCTCAACACCGCAAAGGCTGCATATGAGCTTGCTCAAAGGTGGGCACAAGAGCAGGGGCTTGAGCCTTTCCTTCCTCCCCCACCCAAAAAGGTAGCAGTGTAAAACCTTGGGGGCTTTGCCCCCCCTGTAAAAACTTGATATAGTAATAGCTAAGGTATAAAATTTAAGCATGGGGTGGATGGGAACGTTTTTAAGACTGGTTTTCTTAGGTTCCTTAATAGTGTCTACACCGTCTTTTTCATGCCCTGAGGGCTTGCCAAAGTTGTCTTGGAGCTATGAAGTTTCTCGCAAGAAGGGGAAGGAATACAGAAGGGTGGATATAGAAATAGTAAAGTCAGAAAGAGTAAGCACTGTTATACCAGACAACAGATTGTCTTACAAAACATCTGTTAGTCCCGATGGTTTTATAAGGGTGGAAGTGCTTAACAACAGCAATGAAACGATAAAAGATGTAATAATATCTCAGAGGTTTGAAGGTGTCTTTGAAGGATTAGTAAGAGCAAGACGCATACTATCCAGAAGCCCACTTATAGTAGAAGACTTTATTACTGCTCCCTATAATATGGAAGAGGGTAAGCTCTATATAGGCATTCCAATTTTGCACGCAGGTGAACAACTACAACTTGAATACAGTGTGAAAGCTTCAATTATATACAGACCAAAGCTCGTCTCCCCTGTGGTCAAGAAGGAAGAGGTTCGTGAAAGAGTTGTTAAGAGCTATACCTTTTACTTCCCCTTGGGTAAGACAAAGCTGAATGATTTGATTGTTGAAAGACTGATAATGGAGATAAGCCTACTACCTTCTGGTGAGGACTATAGAATAAGGGTAAAGGGCTATGCGGATTCGGCTGGTAGCCTTCCTGTAAACGAGAGGATAGCAAAAGAGAGGGCAATGAATTTAATAAGTCTTATTACGAGTAGAAGTCTCGCCTGCCTTGAAAAGCACCATTACGCTGAAAGCCTTACGGGCACACCCCTTGAAGCCAAGTAAGCCTTCAGCTCTGGTATGCTTATTTCCTTAAAATGGAAAAGCGAAGCCGCAAGACAAGCATCCGCTCCACCGAGGGTAAAGCCCTCATAAAAATGCTCCATTGAGCCTGCTCCACCCGAGGCTATCACCGGTATGTTTACAGCTTCAGAAGCGAATCTTGTAAGTTCTATATCGTAGCCGGACTTGGTGCCATCCCTGTCCATGGAAGTTAACAGTATCTCACCCGCTCCAAGACTTTCTACTCTCTTTGCCCACTCAATGACATCGAGCCCAGTGGGAGTTCTACCACCGTGTATGTAGACTTCCCAGCTGTTTCCCTTTCTCTTTGCATCTATGGCAACCACAATACACTGAGAGCCAAACCTCTTTGCACCCTCGTAGATGAGCTGAGGGTTTTTCACCGCAGAGGTGTTTATTGAAACCTTGTCCGCACCAGCTTCTAAGAGTTTCCTCATATCCTCAAGGTTTGATATACCACCACCTACGGTAAAAGGCATGAAAACCTCTTCTGCTACCCTCTTTACCACCTCAAGGGTTATCTTTCTGTCTTCTGCAGAGGCGGTTATATCAAGAAAGACCAGCTCATCCGCTCCTTGTTCTTCGTAAACCTTTGCCACCTCCACTGGGTCGCCTGCGTCCACAAGGTTTAAAAACCTCACCCCTTTTACCACCCTTCCCTTATCAACGTCAAGACAGGGTATTATCCTCTTCGCTAACATCTTAGCCTCTCTGGAGCTTTTTGTAGATATCGCCAAGATATATCCGGTAGTATATGGGTCTGCCATGAGGGCACACTTCCTTATTCTCAAAGGAAAGCCACAGGTTTAAAAGCTCCTTTGCCCTCTTTTGGTCAAGTCTGTCTCCTGCCTTTATGGAAGACCTACAAGCCTTGTCCTCTTCCATCTTAAGAACCTCGTAATTATACCTTTCTGAAAGCAAATGCTGGTCAAAGAAATAGAGATAATCTCCCAGCTTAGCCACAATTAGCGTGTTATCTATTATACCAATAAGCTCTGGCTCTGTTTGGTATTCCGCCTTTTTTTGAGATAACAAGGCAGGCATGTGTTTGTGCCTTGTTTCCAGAGCAGACTTTATGAGGTTTTTTACATTACCTTCTTTGAGAATTTTCACCTCTGTCTTCTTTGGATGGACGTTTACATCCAAAAGGTATGGAGGCACTCGCACATAACAAAGCACTAAACCAGTCTTTCCCAAAGTCCTTCTAACATACTCAGAGAGGCTTTTGTTTTGCACTGGTCTACCATTTATAAAAAGGAAAAGCTCTTTTCCCTCTCTGTTTAAGGGAAGTAGTAAGTCAACTTTAAAGGATTGCTCTTCTTTTGTTATATGCTCCAACTTAACTTGAAAAACTTCTTCCGCCCGTTCCTTTATGTCTATAGCAGGCTTAAGATGGTATATATCTTTCCCCTCTGCCCTTAAGCGAAAGGCAGTTTTTGGGTTTGCCAAGGCAAGAGCTTTAAAGACTTTGTATATTTTTCTTCTCTCTGTGTCTTCTTTTCCAAGGAAGGCGCTTCTCACAGGCGCATTATAAAAGAGGTCATAAACCTCTACATGCGTTCCCACAGGCATACCAACGAGTTTTTCACTTACCACCTTTCCACCTTCAACTTTTAGCTCTTTACCTACCTCTTCTTGGAAAAACCTTGACCTAAGAACCATCTTACTTACAAGACTGATAGCGTGAAGGGCTTCACCCCTAAAGCCATAGGTGGAAAGGCTTTGAAGGTCTTCAAGGGTTCTTAGTTTACTCGTTGCTCCGCTCATTACCGCTTTACTTATATCTTCTGAGGGTATTCCTATGCCATTATCCCGCACGCTTATATACCTCTTGCCGCCCTTTATTACTTCCACATCGACAAAGGTAGCACCTGCATCAAGAGAGTTTTCCATAAGCTCTTTGACGCATTCCGCAGGACCTTCTATAACCTCTCCAGAGGATATGCGGTTTTTCACCTCTTCTGGCAGAAGATTTATACGCATAAGAATATAAGATATGCTTATTTATGCCTTAAACATCTCTAATTGCTTTTGGATAAACATTTGTTATCTTATTTAACAAGGAGGTGGAAAAATGGTAAGGTACTTTCTAATCATTTTCACTCTCTTGTTTCTTGCTTTTGCTCAAGAGGATGATGTGCTTATAAAAACACCTCTTACGAAACGTCTTGAAGAATTCAATGTAAGCATAGGTATAGTTAGCGTTGACGAGCTCAAAAAAACCTTCCCGAGAGCTTACAGTCTGTTAGAGAAGCACAATGGCGTACCAGCAAAGCATGATACTCACCATCTTGCAGTGGCTATTTGGAAAAAGGAAGGTGACAAGATAGTCTACCTCTCTAACTTTAAGGTTGAGGCAGAAGTTAGGTCTCCCATACTAAGAGCTCAGAAGAAGGAGCTTCACAAGTATCCTCATACACATGGCGACAACTTTGGAGGATGGTTTCAGATGGAAGAAAAGGGGCTTTATTCAATAAACATTTACATAAAGGACGAAAAGGGAAAAACCCGGAAGGTTAACTACGACTACATGCTCCAGTAATCCTACAAGGCTGAGCTTTCTCACAGTAAACTCTTAGCAAGAACTTAACTTTATACATAGGAGGAATACTATGCCCAACAGACTTATAAGCTCAAAGAGCCCATACCTTCAGAAGTCTGCCTATCAGCCAGTAGATTGGTATGAGTGGTCAGAGGAAGCCTTCCAGAGGGCAAGGGAAGAGGATAAGCCCATACTGCTCTCCATAGGCGGTGTGTGGTGCCACTGGTGTCATGTAATGGCTCATGAGAGCTTTGAAGACCCAGAGATAGCCAGAATAATAAACGAGAACTTTATTCCCATCAAGGTAGATAGGGATGAGCGTCCCGATGTGGACAGAAGGTATCAGGAGGTAGTTATAGCCCTCACCAACTCCGGAGGATGGCCCCTAACGGTATTTTTAACCCCGGAGGGTAAAGCCTTCTTTGGAGGTACCTATTTCCCACCCAATGACCGCTGGGGAAGGCCGGGCTTTAAAAGCCTGCTCTTAAGGATAGCCCAGCTCTGGAAGGAAGACAGACAACGGGTCCTTAGGTCTGCAGAGAGCATATATGAAAGCCTCATAAACTACAGCAGGCAGAGCTTTAAGGACCCAGTGGAGGAAGACCTGCTCCAGCAAGGCATATCCACCCTCCTTGCCAGCATAGACTACCAATGGGGAGGCATAGGAGCCGCTCCCAAGTTTCACCATGCCAAAGCCTTTGAACTGCTTATACATCACCACCACTTTGCTCCATCACCCCTCCTACAAAGAGCCATAATGAGTTCCTTGGATGCCATGGCAAAGGGTGGCGTATACGACCATCTTCTTGGGGGCTTTTTTAGGTATTCCACCGACGAAAAATGGCACATACCACACTTTGAGAAGATGCTATATGACAATGCAGAGCTTTTGAGCCTGTATTCCATAGCCTACAAGGTTTTTGGAAGGGACCTATACAGAAAAACCGCAGAAGGTATAGTAAACTATTATAGGCTCTATGGCTACGACCCTGAGGGCGGCTTTTATGCCTCTCAGGATGCGGACATAGGAGTGCTCGACGAGGGAGGATATTACACCTTTACCCGGAAAGAAATTGAGAGCCTCTTGAGCCCTGAGGAGCTAAGGGTGTTTAGCCTTCACTTTGGTCTGGCGGATATGCCACACGAGCCAGAAAAAAAGGTGCTATACATAAACATAGAAGAGGAAGAGGTTGCAAGGGTAACAGGAGCGGAGCTTGAGGAGGTGAAAAGGCTTTTGGGCTCAGCCAAGGCTAAACTCCTCCAACACAGACAAAAGAGGGAAATGCCCTACATAGACAAAACAGTCTACACAAACTGGAACGCCCTTATGATATGTGCCTTGTGTGAATACTGGAAGGTCTTCTCAGACAGCTGGGCTTTAGACACTGCAAGGCGGAGCGCCCAGAGGATTTTGGAAGAATACTACAAAGAGGGTGCCCTTTTGCACAAGGAGGGTGTGGAAGGCTTTTCTGAGGACTATATTTTCCTTGCGGGTGCCCTTCTTTCCCTTTTTGAACTTACACAAGAGAAGAGGTATCTTGAGCTCTCAGGAGAGATAATGAGGAAGGCTTTGGAGCTTTTCTGGGATGAGGAGGGCTGGGGTTTTTATGATACTGCAAAAACCGGTAATGGGCTTTTAAACATAAGGCTTAAGAACCTTCAGGACACACCCACCCAGTCGGTAAACGGCTATGCACCCTATGTGCTTCTCTTGCTTGGCACTCTGACCGGTGATGGCAGGTTTATTGACTATGCGGAGAAAACCCTACAGGCTTTTTCAAGGTTTGTAAGGGAAGTGCCTATGGTGTCTCATTCTTACCTTATTAGCCTTTACTCCTATCTGAAGGGTATATACAAGGTAGAGACAAGAGACTATTTTGAGCAAGCTCTGAAGCTCTTTAGACCCTTTAAGTTTGTCCTTAGGTCTGAGGTGGAAGGGTTGATAATATGCGAGGGGCAAACCTGCCAGCGGTTTGACAGTCTTAATGAAATCTTAACAAAAGCGCACTAAAATTATATACAAAAGGAGGTGCTAAGGATGCTGATAAGCTACGAAACCAGCAAGGGTGTTGATGAAGTAAAGCAAGCCATTGAAGAGAAGGCAAAGGAGAAGGGCTTTGGAGTTATGGCGGTTCATGAAGTTTCAAAGGTCTTGGAAAATAAGGGTGTGCCCATAAGCTACAAGTGTGTAATAGTTGAAGTCTGTTCTCCAAAGCATGCAAGCAAAGTGCTCTCCACAGACCCTTACATATCCACCGCCATGCCCTGCAGGATAGCCATCTTTGAAGAAAATGGTAAAACGGTAGTGAGCACCATGGCTCCCACTGAAATGCTCTCCATGTTTGAAAGACCAGAACTGGAAGATATCGCACAAGAGGTAGAAGAGCTCATGGAGCAGATAATGGAGGAGTGCCTATGAAGGTGCTTAGTGTAAAGGACAAGAAGGTGGCAAGAAGGTTAACAGACAGACTTCTAAAAAAGGGTCTTGTGGTTGCACAGGCGGAGAAGGAAGAGGACCTAAAAAAGGACTTATCCAAGAAGGCGGACGTGGTTATCTTGTTTTCAGAGGGTGTATCCAAAACTCTTGACTAATTCTGGTCTCTTCTTCCAGTCTGGCTTTACCCTTACAAAAAGCTCAAGGTAGACCTTCCTGCCTGTTATAAGCTCTAACTCTTCTCTTGCCATCTTGCCTATGGACTTTAGTCTCTGCCCGCCTTTTCCTATGATTATAGGCTTGTAGTTCTCCCTATCTACTACAATGTCCGCCTTTATGACAAGGACGCTTGGGTCGTGCTTTCCTTCAGAAACTTCCGTTATAAGCACCGCCACGCCCTGAGGGATTTCTTGGTGAACCTTTAGCAAGACCTTTTCCCTTATTATCTCTGCAGCCATAAGCCTAAAGGGTAGGTCTGTGACCATCTCCTCGGGAAATAGTGGCTCACCCTCTGGAAGGTATTTTATTATGGTCTTGAGAAGCTCATCTATGTTATAGCCCTTTAAGGCACTTATGGGTATTATCTCTTTTATTTGCGGATACTCCTTTGAAAGCTCTTCTGCAAGAGGTAAGAGATTTTCTACACCCCCTACCTTGTCCACCTTGTTTATAAGGAGGAAAACAGGTTTGTTTTCCGCATAGGGCTTTATGTATTTTTCAAAGACTTGTCTATCGTCATCCCTGAAGCCGTCCTCCGCATCTATCATAAAGAGTATAAGGTCCGCATCCTCTAAGGAAGTGCTTGCGGTCTGCACCATAGCCTCTCCCAGTGCATCCCTTGGTCTGTATATGCCAGGGGTATCTAAAAAAACTATCTGTGCCTGCTCTGGTATGTTTTTCACACCAAGCACCCTTATGCGTGTAGTCCCTGGCTTTGGAGAGATAATAGAAACCTTCGTGCCTAATATTTGGTTCAGAAGCGTGGATTTGCCCACATTCGGTTTGCCTACGATAGCTACATATCCTACCTTCATCAAAGTTATTATAAGCCAAGCTCTGCAATAATTAAAAGCACTATTCCAAGTAAGACTACCGCAAAAGAAGCACCAGAGGCGTAAACCTTTGAAGGAAGCCTTTTAGCTAAAAGTCCACCCGTTAGTGTTCCAAAAACAAGCCCTGCAAGACCCATAGCTATAAACCGCCAGTCAAGAGAAAGTAGGTCAAGGTTTTGATAAAAGCTAAGCCTTATGAGTATATTGGAAGTAAAGTAGAGGTTAAGCATAAGCCTTATGGAGTAGGGGTCAAAAAGGTGCTGACTAAGGAAAACGAGGGGTGGCGGTCCTCCCATACCCATAAGCCCTGCAAAAAGACCACCAAGAAAACCCACAGGAAAAGCCATATGTCTACCAAGCCTAACTTTTAAAAGCCCCCTCTGGACCAGCAGGTTATAAACTCCCAAAGCGAGGATAAAAGCTCCTATGGTGAGTTTTAGGGTCTTTGTGTCTGCCTTGTCCAAAAGATATGCACCCAAGAATATTCCTGGCACTGAACCCGCTATTAGAGAAAAAAGTAGCTTTGTCTCTATTTTTCCCTTCCTGTTTTGATACAGAAGGCTGAGAGTTCCAAAGAGGTTGAAAATGGCAGAGGACACAACCACCATCTTGGGGTCATACAACATGGAAAGAATACCTATTATGAATATCCCAGCTCCAAAACCTGTTATAGATTGAAAAAACCAAGCAAAGGAGACCACAAAAAAGGGTATCATTTACCAAAAATTGACTTTATAAAGTTTATAAACCCTCCAAACCTTCTCTTAAACTCCATGCGTAGGTTTTCTACCCATTCACCTATTCTGCCAGAGGTTTTTGAAAGAAGGGACTTATCTTTTATGTGGTCTGTGAAGAGAAACTCTTTTAACACTTCGTTGGTCTCCTCAAGAGCCCTTATAAGGCGTTTTAGCTCCTCTTTGTTTTCAAAGTTTGCCTTGTTTATGGCTTGCTCAAGGCTTTTGAGTATACCCTCAAGGGCACTATCAAAGCTCGCATTCCTCGCCTGTGTGTCTGTGGGAAACTGGTTTATAAGTTCTACCAGTTTTGACTTTAGCCTAAAGCGGTATTCAGAAAGCAAGGAGGGAAAGGGTTCCTTTGAAGGCATGTCTTGGAAAAACTCCTCCACTATTAGGACAACCCTTTCCTCTATGCTGTATATCCTATCCATTAGTCCGTCTCCGTGTGGTGTTCCTCACCAGTTGGGGCTTTTTTGCCTTCCTCCAAGTCATAGAAACGGTCTTCAAGTTTTTTAAGTATTTTAGGCAGTGTGGTGTATTCCATCTCTTCTGAGGGCAGTCTATGAGGTTCAAATATCCCTTGACGCCTGAGGATGTCTGCGATTATCTGGGCTTGTTCTCTTGCCTTGTCAAAGGCTGGGTCATCAAAGAGGTCTCTGGGACCTATAAGTTTGCCGTTGGCTATCTGATATCCTGCGGCGATAACCCTTGGAGGTCCGTCAAACCTTGAAGGAGTGGCATACTTGAAGGATACGGGCATAAGGGGTCCATTGTGAGAACCTCTCATCCAACCCTCCACTATCCAAGGTCTCGCAAAAGGCTCAAGTATTTCACCTATGGCGGGAAAACCGGACTGAGACCTCACTATCATAACAGGGTCATCTTTGCCTACATACTTGCCTGCGATTAAGGAAAGCCTTTGTGTGGATGCAACCGCAGCTATCTCCCCGTCAGAGTTTCTCCAGACGCTTTTTACCGCATAGCGCTCCACACTTCCAATAAGGGCAAGAAGGTCATACAGCTCCGCTGGTGTAGAGAGCTTTACCGCCTTGCCTGTAAAAGTATCAAGCACCTCAAAGGTAAAGCCATCATGCATTTTGGGGTCTATAACAAGACCTGCACAGACCATGGGGTCAGCAAACATCTCATAAAGGGGCAAGCTCCATGCACTGGGTGCGGTCTTGTCCGCAAAGAAGACTATTACAGGTTCAGAGGGTCTTTCTTCAAACTCCATCTCCGCCACACCAGGACCCATACCCTTCACATTGCCAGAAAAGGTATCAGAAAGTAGGTCTTGACCCGCACCGTAGAGCTTGAGCCTTTTGGCTAC from Hydrogenobacter sp. T-8 includes these protein-coding regions:
- a CDS encoding thiamine pyrophosphate-dependent enzyme produces the protein MSYKIYEINEEFLDVMPQEIKDLQFKATWGNPKRGVMDLPYSKELIEEHSLCAGCPESMALRYILASLPNPEDTIIVNSTGCTSLVFPHIALHTVHSLFGNQNAVASGIKRVLEWRFPDKVKDVVVLAGDGATVDIGLDCTLQSFFRQEKITTICFDNEVYANTGGQESGLTVKGHVFKMAPKGKQWDKVPMWQLAIDSGCHYVARLTVSSPKRVETVIKKAIYVAREVGPTYVHLYTPCILEIGLNSDDGLDEMRQRDKERFAFFEYVSEPAKEVIERKKEEGLL
- a CDS encoding 2-oxoacid:acceptor oxidoreductase family protein, giving the protein MMRRRVNIRMPALGGQGAVTAAHIIATAADYEGYYAVSNPFFGAEKRMAPAESYARIGMEPIYDRGEVVYPDVIMVFHPQVITMGKSYTMPFYSGIKRKGLIIINTEEDLLTDEDKERLEELEVKVFNFPATKFAIDIAGTELSTNMAMIGALFGAIGAVGVEAIEEGIKSRFLKKFVASGGTASLDSALERKFKKKLELIEKNLNTAKAAYELAQRWAQEQGLEPFLPPPPKKVAV
- the hisF gene encoding imidazole glycerol phosphate synthase subunit HisF yields the protein MLAKRIIPCLDVDKGRVVKGVRFLNLVDAGDPVEVAKVYEEQGADELVFLDITASAEDRKITLEVVKRVAEEVFMPFTVGGGISNLEDMRKLLEAGADKVSINTSAVKNPQLIYEGAKRFGSQCIVVAIDAKRKGNSWEVYIHGGRTPTGLDVIEWAKRVESLGAGEILLTSMDRDGTKSGYDIELTRFASEAVNIPVIASGGAGSMEHFYEGFTLGGADACLAASLFHFKEISIPELKAYLASRGVPVRLSA
- the mutL gene encoding DNA mismatch repair endonuclease MutL codes for the protein MRINLLPEEVKNRISSGEVIEGPAECVKELMENSLDAGATFVDVEVIKGGKRYISVRDNGIGIPSEDISKAVMSGATSKLRTLEDLQSLSTYGFRGEALHAISLVSKMVLRSRFFQEEVGKELKVEGGKVVSEKLVGMPVGTHVEVYDLFYNAPVRSAFLGKEDTERRKIYKVFKALALANPKTAFRLRAEGKDIYHLKPAIDIKERAEEVFQVKLEHITKEEQSFKVDLLLPLNREGKELFLFINGRPVQNKSLSEYVRRTLGKTGLVLCYVRVPPYLLDVNVHPKKTEVKILKEGNVKNLIKSALETRHKHMPALLSQKKAEYQTEPELIGIIDNTLIVAKLGDYLYFFDQHLLSERYNYEVLKMEEDKACRSSIKAGDRLDQKRAKELLNLWLSFENKEVCPHGRPIYYRIYLGDIYKKLQRG
- a CDS encoding thioredoxin domain-containing protein, which translates into the protein MPNRLISSKSPYLQKSAYQPVDWYEWSEEAFQRAREEDKPILLSIGGVWCHWCHVMAHESFEDPEIARIINENFIPIKVDRDERPDVDRRYQEVVIALTNSGGWPLTVFLTPEGKAFFGGTYFPPNDRWGRPGFKSLLLRIAQLWKEDRQRVLRSAESIYESLINYSRQSFKDPVEEDLLQQGISTLLASIDYQWGGIGAAPKFHHAKAFELLIHHHHFAPSPLLQRAIMSSLDAMAKGGVYDHLLGGFFRYSTDEKWHIPHFEKMLYDNAELLSLYSIAYKVFGRDLYRKTAEGIVNYYRLYGYDPEGGFYASQDADIGVLDEGGYYTFTRKEIESLLSPEELRVFSLHFGLADMPHEPEKKVLYINIEEEEVARVTGAELEEVKRLLGSAKAKLLQHRQKREMPYIDKTVYTNWNALMICALCEYWKVFSDSWALDTARRSAQRILEEYYKEGALLHKEGVEGFSEDYIFLAGALLSLFELTQEKRYLELSGEIMRKALELFWDEEGWGFYDTAKTGNGLLNIRLKNLQDTPTQSVNGYAPYVLLLLGTLTGDGRFIDYAEKTLQAFSRFVREVPMVSHSYLISLYSYLKGIYKVETRDYFEQALKLFRPFKFVLRSEVEGLIICEGQTCQRFDSLNEILTKAH
- a CDS encoding DUF302 domain-containing protein, with the translated sequence MLISYETSKGVDEVKQAIEEKAKEKGFGVMAVHEVSKVLENKGVPISYKCVIVEVCSPKHASKVLSTDPYISTAMPCRIAIFEENGKTVVSTMAPTEMLSMFERPELEDIAQEVEELMEQIMEECL
- the era gene encoding GTPase Era; protein product: MKVGYVAIVGKPNVGKSTLLNQILGTKVSIISPKPGTTRIRVLGVKNIPEQAQIVFLDTPGIYRPRDALGEAMVQTASTSLEDADLILFMIDAEDGFRDDDRQVFEKYIKPYAENKPVFLLINKVDKVGGVENLLPLAEELSKEYPQIKEIIPISALKGYNIDELLKTIIKYLPEGEPLFPEEMVTDLPFRLMAAEIIREKVLLKVHQEIPQGVAVLITEVSEGKHDPSVLVIKADIVVDRENYKPIIIGKGGQRLKSIGKMAREELELITGRKVYLELFVRVKPDWKKRPELVKSFGYTL
- a CDS encoding sulfite exporter TauE/SafE family protein, whose amino-acid sequence is MIPFFVVSFAWFFQSITGFGAGIFIIGILSMLYDPKMVVVSSAIFNLFGTLSLLYQNRKGKIETKLLFSLIAGSVPGIFLGAYLLDKADTKTLKLTIGAFILALGVYNLLVQRGLLKVRLGRHMAFPVGFLGGLFAGLMGMGGPPPLVFLSQHLFDPYSIRLMLNLYFTSNILIRLSFYQNLDLLSLDWRFIAMGLAGLVFGTLTGGLLAKRLPSKVYASGASFAVVLLGIVLLIIAELGL
- the fbp gene encoding fructose-1,6-bisphosphate aldolase/phosphatase yields the protein MKITLSVIKADIGGYVGHSSAHPEVVEKVKEIGLKEVQKGNLIDCQVLVCGDDIALVMTHQHGVDSELVHGIAWRAFEEGTQVAKRLKLYGAGQDLLSDTFSGNVKGMGPGVAEMEFEERPSEPVIVFFADKTAPSAWSLPLYEMFADPMVCAGLVIDPKMHDGFTFEVLDTFTGKAVKLSTPAELYDLLALIGSVERYAVKSVWRNSDGEIAAVASTQRLSLIAGKYVGKDDPVMIVRSQSGFPAIGEILEPFARPWIVEGWMRGSHNGPLMPVSFKYATPSRFDGPPRVIAAGYQIANGKLIGPRDLFDDPAFDKAREQAQIIADILRRQGIFEPHRLPSEEMEYTTLPKILKKLEDRFYDLEEGKKAPTGEEHHTETD